TTTGTTTCATTATAAGAGTCTAGCATTTTATCAACTAAATTGACCCCAGCAACATTTGTTGGATCTTTACCAATAGAGCTTAAAGCTAAAATAATATTGGCATAGTCAGAATAAGATTTTCCGATATCTCCATTTTTTTCTTTAACGGTTTTTACGATATTATTGAAATATTGTTCATAATAATTCTTCGCTACTGGATAATGAGAACGTGCTAAGTTTGTAACGACATATTCATTACCTAATGTTGGATTAGGTGTGTTACTTAATAAAAATGCACTTGAATTCTTCAGAACATTTTTATAGCTAACATCTTGACCAACCATTTTGGATGTTGTTGTTTGTGCACTTTCCTCTGCATGAGCAACAAGGGATGCTGGAAGTTGAGATGCTACTAATAAGCTTGCTAATGAGAGTGGTACTACCCATTTTTTTAATGATTTGTTTGTGTACATGAAAAATACCTCCATTCTTTTGACAATCAGAGATGAACTGTCTTCTGGAATGGAGGTAATCGAAATCACCATAAAAAATCTTTACATAGATACCTATGTAAAGAGAGTGGACGAGAAATGTATGAATCAGTATATGTATGCATTTCAGTATTCCGCACCTCCCCCTCGAAGATCAGAAACGATTGATAAAAGCAGGTCTCCTGGCTTATGTGTTTACGAATTTTCGTACCTTCCCAGCTAATTTATCAGCCAGTGGTCTTTACGATTTCTACACACTTACAGTAGCGGGGCTGCATCGGATTTTCACCGATTTCCCTATTATCCCAAACAACGTATTGGGCACTTTTATCTTTTTATATGTAATTGTCATTTCCCATAGTATTTCATATTCAATCATACATGTAAATGATTTTTTTACTTTTCAAATAAATATTGATGTAAACGCATAAAACCCCTACCAATCAGCAAATTTGATTAGTAGGGGTTTTATAAGTGACTCGCGACGGCATCAGTCATGTAGTTCTTCGCTCCCTTTTGAATATTCTTTAAATGCATTCAGTTGTTCCTCTGTTAAGTGGTTTATAAAAAAGTAAAAGTCTTTCGATTCTAAACCAAATTCTTCGCATGCATTGCAATATCGTTCATAACCTTCTCTATACATATCCATGAAAATCTCCTCCTGTTATATAACAAAATCATTTATTGATAATAATATATAACAGGTAAAACGGGATGTCAACTGAATTATCAGAAAAATTACTTAAAAATAAAATAGGAAAAATTAAGCATTTATGTAATAATAGTTACATTGAAAGGTTTCACTTAAAACAATGGAGGTAATTAAAATAAGAAATTTATTAATTGGGGCTGTGTTATTCGTATTCCTTTTTCTTATTCTACACTTTTTAGGAATTAAATATTTCGTTATTTTCAATGGTATCGAATGGTTGACAAAATTTATTTTACCTTGGATCTTTTTATATTGGTTAGTAAGAATGATAAAATTTTTTGAGAAGAAAAAGCAATAAATGTGAAATTGAAATGATTCAGTTTTGTGAAGCAAATTTAAAAATAAAACCTAAACTTCTTTAACACAGAAGTTTAGGTCTTTTACTAAATGATATGCTTAAACTCTTTAAATTTGTGATGTGTTAATAAACTAATCACCACATAACTAATTAGTGAAAATACGATTGGTAATGTCACTGTATGCATGCCAAAGACATTTGGCCACCATTGGTTGATCAAAATATAACTCGACAAACCTACAATCATCGATGTAATTGCCCCATATTTGTTACCTTTTCTCCAGTATAAGCCAAAAATAACTGGCCATACGAATACAGATTCCAACCCACCAAAAGAGAATAAGTTAAGCCATACAAGTAAAGTTGGTGGCTTTAATGCCACGAAAATTACTGCGATTCCAATAAGTGCTGTAACAAGGAAACTAATTTTTTTAATTTCACTATCGCTAGCCTTTGGTTTAATGAAATTTAGATAAATATCTTTTACGATTGTTGAACTTACAAGCATTAACAATGCATTTACTGTTGACATAATAGCCGCCATTGGAGCAGCTAATACAATACCAGCCAAAAATGGCGGAAGTACTTTGAGTGTTAAAAGCGGCATCACTTTATCGCCAATTTTAATACCTGGTAAAACAGGATGAGCTAATACCCCAGTTAAGTGCATTCCAAACATGACTGTACCAATTGCTATTGTTCCAATAATAATGGCTGAATGCATACTTTTAGAATTTTTATATGCCATTGCACGAACTGCAATTTGCGGTAAACCAATAACACCAATGCCAATCAAAATCCAAAACGTTGATACATATAATGGTGTTAAACTGCCATCTGCTCCAAAAGGTGAAACAAGCTTTGGATTTTCAGCTACTAGATCAGACATAATATTGGTAATACCACCACCAGCAATTATTGTTCCGATTAGTAAAATGATACTACCTATTAACATAACTGAACCTTGAACGGCATCAGTTAATGCAACCGCTCTAAATCCACCGATAATTACATAAACAAGGACAACCACTGCAAAGATAAATAGTGCAGTAGAATAATGTAATCCTGTCAATGACTCGATTAATCGAGCACCACCAATCCACTGTGCTGCCATTGAAGAAAATAAGAAAATAATAATACTAAATGCAGATACGATAACAACCACATTACTTTGATAGCGTTCACGTAAAAAGTCTATCAATGTAATCGCTTTATATTTTCTTGCGATAATGGCAAATTTCTTACCTAATACCATTAATACATAATAACCAGCAGGTAATTGTGCCATTGATAATAGCACCCATCCCAAACCAGTATTATATGCAACCCCAGGTCCACCTATAAAGCTAGAAGCGCTACCATAAGTGGCCATCATTGTCATAGCAAGCAAGAAACCGCCCATTTCTCGTCCACCAAGAAAATACTCCTGCAAGAAAGAGTTAGACTGCATAACATGCTTATTTGCCCAAAATCCAATGACAAAGATAATAACTAGAAAAATAACCAGTGGTATAATGACATGCCAATGCATCATTTGTGTTCACCATCCTCTTCTTCATCAAACGGTACATCCTTAAAGAAGAATTTGATGACAACATAAATTAACAAAATCATAAATAATGTTCCAGCTATACAGCTATAAAAGAACCATGCTGGAAAGCCGAAAATATATGTATATTCTTTCGGATCCCCTGAGCCAAGTCCATACGCAAAGCCAAACCAAATTGCAAAATTAATGATAACTAATACAATTCCAATCAATGCTTCACGATGAGCTATTTTAAAACGCTTATCGTTCATAATTACTCCCCTTCAATTAATTCGAATACCTATCTATTTTACTTATTTCATAAAAAAAAGAAAAGTATCAAGGACGAATTACTTAATCTAAAATAATTAGTTTACATAATAAAATTATTTGTTTTTATTTCATTTTAGTTTTTCTTGAAAAAATTTGATATAATACCAATTAAATTGTAAAGGGAGTGAAAATTATAAGTACATTAAATCATGTCTTACAAAAGATGAAATTGGAAATAGAGTCTTACGAGATTCCACAAAACTCATATGGATCTGAAGTATATCTATTACACTTAAAAAATGGAGAAAATGCATACTTAAAAATCCCCTTTAATAAGGACAAATTATGGCGTGAGTATGAAATGTTACATCTACTTCAAAATAACGTACCTGTTCCGAAAATTCTTGATTTTTTACCTAGTGAGGCCAAATTTAATGGTGCCCTTTTGTTAGCTGAACTACCTGGAAAACCCGCAACAGGAAAGATTGATGCTTCCCTAGCATTTGAAATCGGAAAATATCATGCTCTAATGCATTCACACACTTCAGATTATTATGGATTCAGGACTGAAAGTGGTTTTCAAAATATAAAGAATAATGATTGGCGTAGTTATATAAAAGAAAAATTCTATATTGCGCTTGAAAAATCTCTTCCCTTCTTGACTACCAAGCAAATTGATCTAGGTAATTACCAATTCGAAAACTTATATAACAGTTTACCATCTCCTGATGGACCCTGTGCCGTACATTTTGATTTTCGACCAGCAAATATCATCGTTACTGATGATCAAGTAAGTGGTTTCATTGATTTTGAAACATCTAAATTTGCTTCTACAGAGCTTGATTTTGTAAAAATTGAGCAACAACTGTGGAATATTCAGCCTTCTACAAAAGAAAGTTATATCGAGGGGTATGAAAGTATTCGTCCTATTATTGATTTGGAAACGGTCCAACCTTTCTATAGTTTATATCATGCGATACTTTCGATTGCTTGGTGTGTGGACAGAGGATTAGAAAAACATTATGATTTTTATCGAGAAAATCAAGAAACATTGAATTCATTTACATAAAGTATAAAAAGAATGCATTTTCTCGAAAAAAATGCATTCTTTTACTATCTTTAAAACTAAAAAACTAGCAGTTCTCCCCCAAATACACCTAAGAGAACAATAACCCAAGGTGGTAACTTCCAGTAGACTAACAAACTAAACAAGATTGCAACAAATGCAAAGTCAATTGGCGTAAAAACAGCACTCGTCCAAATAGGTTGATAAAATGCAGAAATTAAAATACCAACCACCGCAGCATTTACCGCCATTAGTGCACCATTCATCTTTTCGTTATTTCGAAGAGTATTCCAAAATGGTAGTGTTCCAAGAATAAGAAGAAATGCAGGTAAAAATATAGCTACTGTTGCAATTAGACCTCCGATCCAACCATTCATAACTGCTCCTAAGTAAGCAGCAAATGTAAATAACGGTCCAGGAACTGCTTGAGCTGCTCCATATCCTGCTAAAAACGCCTCTTTATTTACCCATCCAGTTGCTACAATTTCGCTCTCCAACAATGGTAGAACAACGTGTCCTCCCCCGAAAACTAATGACCCAGATCTATAAAAACTATCAAACATCGCAACCCATTGGATAGATGTTGCTTGTTTTATTAAAGGTAGAAGAAACAGTAATCCAAAAAATAAAGATAAACAAATAAGTGCAAATCCTTTTGAAATAGGAAAATTAACTATTGAACGCTGATTTCCATGGTTTGTTTTAAAAATAAAGAAGCCAAAAATTGCAGCAATGAAAATGATCATTACTTGAGTATATACATTTGTCCATAATAAGGTTAATACTAAAGAGAATAATGCAATCGCTTTGCGTGCTAAATCTGGTGTTAAGTTCTTAGCCATTCCTAAGATAGCCTGAGCAACAACAGCTACTGCTACTATTTTTAAACCATGTATCCATCCTGCGTTAGCTATATTTAGCCCTTTTAGCATTAATGCAAAAACAATAAGAGCAACTACAGATGGTAATGTAAATCCAAGAAATACGATGATACCGCCCAATATACCAGCACGTATTACCCCTATACCAATTCCAACTTGGCTACTTGAAGGACCAGGTAAGAATTGGCATAAAGCCACTAAATCGGCATAAGACTTCTCATCAATCCATTTCTTTTTGCGTACATACTCTTCGTGAAAATAGCCTAAGTGAGCGATTGGGCCTCCAAAAGATGTTAAGCCAAGTTTTGTAGATAACAGTAACAGTTGAAACAATGATCTTACGGTTTCTCTATCCTTATTTTTGAATGATACAATCGACATATTAATTTTCCTCCAAATAAAAGATCTTGATACTTTTTAACTGAATGTCTATAAATATATGAAAAGAATATCAGATGCTTTTATTGAATTTTTCACTTTTACAAAATCTTAACTTCTATTTTAAGTATTCTATTATTAACTTTAATCATCTATTTACATTTTACTTTACATAATATAATTATAATTAACAAATACACCAAAAATAATAGAAAGATTTGAATTATCTGAAATAAAAAACAACTCATTTCTTTTGACATTCTCTATAATAGGCAACAATTCTCTACAATGTGACACCTGCGTGTAATTATTAGAAAATTCATTATTGACTGAAACTTAAATTGTACATATAATTTAGGACAATTACTCACTTGATTGGAGATTGATAGATATGAAAGACTATTTCAATAAGTTGCTAACAGGTATGAGTTTAGGAATTATCGTAGCCCTTATTCCAAATGCATTGGTTGGCGAAATTTTAAAACTAATTATTCCATATGTTCCATTCTTACAACATATTTTAGATATTTCAGTTTTAGCAATGAGTCTTCTTCCTGTTATTACAGGTGTTATGGTCGGATTAACATTTAAATTAACACCCATTCAAACAGCTAGCGTTGGTTTAGCAGCAATGGTTGGAAGTGGTGTTTGGACGATGGGAACTGGTGGTGCAATCACGTTACAAGGTATAGGGGTTGTGATCAATACAGGTCTTACAGCAGGTTTGGCCGTATTATTTGTACAATTTATAGGTGATCGTTTAAAAGATTATACGATTTTGTTAATGCCAGCTTTATCATTATTCATCCCAGGTGGCATTGGTATGATTACACTACCATATGTAAGAACTGGTGCAGGGTATGTAGGTGTAGTTATTGACAACGTTACAAATTTACAACCAATAGTAATGGGTGCTTTAATCGCAGTTATCTTCAGTATTTTAATTCTTTCCCCTTTATCAACTATCGGGGTGGCTACTGTTATCATGCTTTCAGGAATTGGTGCTGGTACAGCAAATCTAGGTGTCGTTGCATCTGGTGTAGGAATGTGTATCGCGAGTTACAAAGCGAATAACCTAGGAACTGCTTTGGCTCATGTTATGGGTTCACCAAAAATTCAAATGCGAAACTTCTTTATGAAACCTAGAATCGCATTCCCTATGATTATCACTGCAGCTATTCTAGGAGCTTTAGGTGGTATGTTCCACATTACTGGAACACCTTACAGTGCAGGCTTTGGACTTGCAGGACTCATTGGGCCATTGAATTATGTTAATCTCGCAGCTGGTGGATGGAATTTCCACAACGTAATGGTTATGCTAATCATGTTCTTTGCTTTACCAATCATTTTGAATACTGTACTACTTCGATTATTTGAACGTAAATTTAAAATGATTAAGGCTGAAGATTATTCAGTCAACTATCAATAATCATAAAAACAAAATATTCTACTATTCAGTAGAGAATTTATAAAAAATAGAAGCTAACCCAATGATAAATTTGAGTTAGCTTCTATTTTTCTATTTTAATTACCTGATAACCAGAGATGAATGCAATTCCATATCCAATAAAAACGAAAAATACGAATAAATTTAACGGGTTAAAGCTAAATCTAATGACGAAAAGTAGTAGAATGATAATCCCTATGGTTAGATAGAGCAACTTAGTTGTTATCCTAAATCTAATATTAATAGTAGATTCAATCACTTTTTTAAATAATTTTGCTAGTGAAAAATAAAAACCAATAAAAAATAGTCCGACAAATGGAAATAGAACTGATTGGTACGTATTATTGAACGTTACATTTTGTATATCATATAAAAACTTTATGATTAAGAATAAGCCTGTTAGATAAAAAATAATACATGATCCATAAATTATAGATTTCATATATCTCCTCAATTCTTAAAATTAATCAATTCAAAGATATATAGATAGTCATTGAAATATTAGTTGCTTGTACCTTTTTATTGATCTTTAGAGATTAATTTCACCATAAAAATCCTATTTTTACACTTAATTAATTATTGTGAAACTTTCTTATATAAGCGAACGCTTTTGGACTATATTTAGTTTACATAATAATATTATTATAAATTATATATTGAATGGATTATTTTCGATTACTCGTTGAATTTCTTTATTTTCCACATGCGTATAAATTTGAGTTGTAGATACATTCGAATGTCCAAGTATTTGTTGAAGACTTCGGATATCTGCACCACTTTTGTACATCATTGTTGCTGATGTATGTCTTAGTTTGTGCGGAGACAGTTTCTTCTTATCTAAACCAGATAAATGATTAATTTGCTTGACAATTTTAGCCACTCGTTGTCTGGTTAGTCGCGTACCTTTTTGCGAAAGAAACAGTGCTTGATTTTCGGAAGCATTTTTAACATATGGCCTTTCGTTTTCTAAATATGCTTTCAATGCAGCAATACAAGCATCATTAAGATAAACAGTTCTTTCTTTATCCCCTTTCCCTCTTACTGTCATAAATCGTTCTTGTATTGAATCCATATTCAAATTACATAGTTCACTTACTCGAATACCTAAATTTAAGAAAAAGGTCATCATGCAATAGTCCCGATCGTGGTGTGTTTTCGATTGGATTCCGGTCATAAATGTCTTTGCCTCATCGAAGCTCAAATAGATTGGTTGTCTTTTACTTACTTTTGGTGTTTCGAGTTCTTCAGCTGGATTTTCTTCTATTATATGTCGTTTCGATTTTAAGTATTTAAAAAACGATTTTAATGTGGCAACTTTTCGTGCTCTTGTATATGCAGAATTATTCCTTCTTTCTTCACAATATTCCAAGAACATATACATATCCTCTAATGATATTTCTTTGAAAAAATCCTGCCCAATCTCATGAATATCGATTGTCTCCATCTTTTCAAAATCTAAATCATCTTGTATTGCTTTTATAAATTTGATAAATAACGTTAAATCATAATCGTACTCATCTCTTGTACGCTTCGATTTTCCTTTGATTGCGGTTAAATAGATCAGAAAATCACGTAAAATCTTTGGTTTTTGTTGTTTCATATGTATAACCACCTCTATTACGTATATTTTAGCACAAAAAAGGTTCCCAAATATACATTTGGGAACCTTTTTTAAAATCAATATCATTCATAAGAAAAAGGATTGAATTCTAATAAAAAAATTCAATCCTTTTGTTTATCTATCCATTTCAAAATTGATATTTATTAACCAAGTATGCGTAACCACTTTAAAAATATCGTTATTTAGCGAATTCTAAAAATAACAGAAATTATAAGATGATAAGTAGAAATATTCAGCTTTAAATAGTATTTTTTGACTGCAATTCAATCTTCTTTAGTTTCAACTTGAATCATGATTTTCGTTACATAATTCTCTTCCCCGTTTACGGAAATTTCATCAAATATAAATTCTTCATACGAAAAGTCTTTCATGACTAAGTGATGTTCTTTCATGAAATCAAAAATTCTTATGTAGGATGTTGCGATGTTTGCATCATCCCCTTTATGAAATCCAATCACATAGGTTCCCGCAGGCTGAACAATTGTCGATGGACTAAAGTAATCTTCAGGCATCATTGTATAAAGGTAACTATAATTATCAAATTGATTTTTTTTCATTTCTTCTTTAGAAAGAATGGCACCGATTGGATGACCCGTATACAACTCATTTCTA
This window of the Rummeliibacillus pycnus genome carries:
- a CDS encoding transcriptional regulator, with the translated sequence MDMYREGYERYCNACEEFGLESKDFYFFINHLTEEQLNAFKEYSKGSEELHD
- the panF gene encoding sodium/pantothenate symporter translates to MHWHVIIPLVIFLVIIFVIGFWANKHVMQSNSFLQEYFLGGREMGGFLLAMTMMATYGSASSFIGGPGVAYNTGLGWVLLSMAQLPAGYYVLMVLGKKFAIIARKYKAITLIDFLRERYQSNVVVIVSAFSIIIFLFSSMAAQWIGGARLIESLTGLHYSTALFIFAVVVLVYVIIGGFRAVALTDAVQGSVMLIGSIILLIGTIIAGGGITNIMSDLVAENPKLVSPFGADGSLTPLYVSTFWILIGIGVIGLPQIAVRAMAYKNSKSMHSAIIIGTIAIGTVMFGMHLTGVLAHPVLPGIKIGDKVMPLLTLKVLPPFLAGIVLAAPMAAIMSTVNALLMLVSSTIVKDIYLNFIKPKASDSEIKKISFLVTALIGIAVIFVALKPPTLLVWLNLFSFGGLESVFVWPVIFGLYWRKGNKYGAITSMIVGLSSYILINQWWPNVFGMHTVTLPIVFSLISYVVISLLTHHKFKEFKHII
- a CDS encoding YhdT family protein, with protein sequence MNDKRFKIAHREALIGIVLVIINFAIWFGFAYGLGSGDPKEYTYIFGFPAWFFYSCIAGTLFMILLIYVVIKFFFKDVPFDEEEDGEHK
- a CDS encoding phosphotransferase enzyme family protein; its protein translation is MKIISTLNHVLQKMKLEIESYEIPQNSYGSEVYLLHLKNGENAYLKIPFNKDKLWREYEMLHLLQNNVPVPKILDFLPSEAKFNGALLLAELPGKPATGKIDASLAFEIGKYHALMHSHTSDYYGFRTESGFQNIKNNDWRSYIKEKFYIALEKSLPFLTTKQIDLGNYQFENLYNSLPSPDGPCAVHFDFRPANIIVTDDQVSGFIDFETSKFASTELDFVKIEQQLWNIQPSTKESYIEGYESIRPIIDLETVQPFYSLYHAILSIAWCVDRGLEKHYDFYRENQETLNSFT
- the chrA gene encoding chromate efflux transporter, which translates into the protein MSIVSFKNKDRETVRSLFQLLLLSTKLGLTSFGGPIAHLGYFHEEYVRKKKWIDEKSYADLVALCQFLPGPSSSQVGIGIGVIRAGILGGIIVFLGFTLPSVVALIVFALMLKGLNIANAGWIHGLKIVAVAVVAQAILGMAKNLTPDLARKAIALFSLVLTLLWTNVYTQVMIIFIAAIFGFFIFKTNHGNQRSIVNFPISKGFALICLSLFFGLLFLLPLIKQATSIQWVAMFDSFYRSGSLVFGGGHVVLPLLESEIVATGWVNKEAFLAGYGAAQAVPGPLFTFAAYLGAVMNGWIGGLIATVAIFLPAFLLILGTLPFWNTLRNNEKMNGALMAVNAAVVGILISAFYQPIWTSAVFTPIDFAFVAILFSLLVYWKLPPWVIVLLGVFGGELLVF
- a CDS encoding PTS transporter subunit IIC; the protein is MKDYFNKLLTGMSLGIIVALIPNALVGEILKLIIPYVPFLQHILDISVLAMSLLPVITGVMVGLTFKLTPIQTASVGLAAMVGSGVWTMGTGGAITLQGIGVVINTGLTAGLAVLFVQFIGDRLKDYTILLMPALSLFIPGGIGMITLPYVRTGAGYVGVVIDNVTNLQPIVMGALIAVIFSILILSPLSTIGVATVIMLSGIGAGTANLGVVASGVGMCIASYKANNLGTALAHVMGSPKIQMRNFFMKPRIAFPMIITAAILGALGGMFHITGTPYSAGFGLAGLIGPLNYVNLAAGGWNFHNVMVMLIMFFALPIILNTVLLRLFERKFKMIKAEDYSVNYQ
- a CDS encoding tyrosine recombinase XerC; translated protein: MKQQKPKILRDFLIYLTAIKGKSKRTRDEYDYDLTLFIKFIKAIQDDLDFEKMETIDIHEIGQDFFKEISLEDMYMFLEYCEERRNNSAYTRARKVATLKSFFKYLKSKRHIIEENPAEELETPKVSKRQPIYLSFDEAKTFMTGIQSKTHHDRDYCMMTFFLNLGIRVSELCNLNMDSIQERFMTVRGKGDKERTVYLNDACIAALKAYLENERPYVKNASENQALFLSQKGTRLTRQRVAKIVKQINHLSGLDKKKLSPHKLRHTSATMMYKSGADIRSLQQILGHSNVSTTQIYTHVENKEIQRVIENNPFNI